The genomic interval GAGGGGAAGAACCGGCGCTGGGTCCCGCCGCTCAGCCCAGTAACCGACTGTGGGTCGGTTTCATACAGCGGTCCTGAACGACGCGTCGGCCGGCCGCCTCGGCGCGTGCCACGGCCTCGTCGTCGTGGATACCGAGCTGGAGCCAGATGACGGCGTCCTCGTCGCGGTCGAGCGCCGCGTCGACGATGTCGGCGACCTCTTCGCTGGGACGGAACACGTCAACGATATCTATCTCACCGGGGACATCGGCCAGCGAGTCGTAGGCTTCGCGGCCGAATATCTCGTCGGCGAAGGGGTTGACCGGGACGACGTCGTACCCCTGCTCTAGCAGGTACTTGGGTATCTCGTGGGCGTCCTTTCCGGGACTGGTCGAGCAGCCGACGACGGCGACACGGTCCAGCGTGAGTATCTCTCGGAGTTGGTCGTCCGCAGTGACTGGCATACCGGCCCTACGTCGCACGGGAACTAAACCCACACGGACGCCGGCAGTGGCCGGTTCCCGGCTACCCGGTCCGTTCCGAGAGGAACGCCCGCGCCCGTTCACGACCCAGTTCCCGAAGCTCGTCGAGAAACGCGGGACTGCGGTCCACTTTCGTCGCGTACCCCAGCTGGCGGTCGAGCTGGATGCGGTGGACGTCGATGTGGTTGAACCGGTCGGCGGGGAGGGTGCCGTCGGCGACCCACTCGTTGACTTTCTCGACGAACCGTACCTCCTGGTTCAGGGAGAGGTTCCCCGAGAGCTGATTGCGCCGGTCGGCGATCGTCTCGACGGTCCGTGGCTCGCCCTCGAAGGACTGTGGGTTGACCTGGATAATCCACAGCTCCTCGGGTTTGCGGTCCGGCGGCACGTCCATGAGGTCCTTGACCGGTGGGTTCTGTGAAAACAGGCCGTCCCAGTGGAGGTGCCCGTGAATGTCGACGGCCCTGAAGAGGT from Halomicroarcula saliterrae carries:
- a CDS encoding CoA-binding protein; protein product: MPVTADDQLREILTLDRVAVVGCSTSPGKDAHEIPKYLLEQGYDVVPVNPFADEIFGREAYDSLADVPGEIDIVDVFRPSEEVADIVDAALDRDEDAVIWLQLGIHDDEAVARAEAAGRRVVQDRCMKPTHSRLLG